A DNA window from Pseudomonas sp. B21-056 contains the following coding sequences:
- a CDS encoding acyl-CoA thioesterase yields MPQRHEYPYLHPITTRWHDNDVYGHVNNVTYYSFFDTTVNTYLIEVGGLDIQGGEVVAFVVSSACDYFASIAFPERIEVGLRVGKLGSSSVQYELAVFKAGEAEACAAGRFVHVFVDRASNRPVAIPDRLRAALEQLVV; encoded by the coding sequence ATGCCCCAACGCCACGAATACCCGTACCTGCACCCCATCACCACGCGCTGGCATGACAACGACGTGTACGGTCACGTCAACAACGTCACCTACTACAGCTTCTTCGATACGACGGTGAATACCTATCTGATCGAGGTCGGCGGCCTGGATATCCAGGGTGGGGAGGTCGTGGCGTTCGTGGTGAGTTCAGCCTGCGACTACTTTGCCTCCATCGCATTCCCCGAGCGCATTGAAGTGGGCCTGCGGGTCGGGAAGTTGGGCAGCAGTTCGGTGCAATATGAACTGGCGGTGTTCAAGGCGGGCGAGGCGGAGGCCTGCGCAGCGGGGCGCTTCGTGCACGTGTTCGTGGATCGGGCATCGAACCGGCCGGTGGCAATTCCGGATCGGTTGCGTGCAGCCCTGGAGCAATTGGTCGTTTGA